The Pyxidicoccus sp. MSG2 DNA segment CCTCCAACCGCGGATGGTCCAAGCGCACGTTCGCGGAGGTGGCCGGCAAGTTCAAGCTGGTCTTCTTCGAGATTACCGGCGGGCGCCTGGCCTCGTCCCTCGACGCCACCAGCGTCACGGCGTACATGAACTGGATTATCGGGCAGCTCGGGCCCCTTCCCTATGGGACGGACCTGCGCGTCGCGGGCGGGCCCACGGACTGGCTGGGCGCGGAGCACCCCGCCAACCTCATCCTCCGCGAGGACCTGCCGGACCTGCGGCGGGACTACGCCAACATGACCATGCACACGCTGATGCACGAGGTCGTGCACCAGTGGGCGGGCAACCGCACGACGCTGTCGGCTCCCTCCGACTTCATCTGGAAGGAGGCCATCGCCGAGTACCTCACCTACATCTTCGAGCTCCAGAGCCGCCCCGCGGGCGAGGCAGAGCAGACGCGGGCCTACTGGGACCGCCTGGCCCGCACCGCCGCCTACTACCCGCAGCCCGCCGACGACCCGCCCCCCGTCTTCCTGTCGCAGGCGGCGGATGTCTATGGCACCGGGCCCATGATTCTCTTCCTCCAGCTGGAGCCCCTGCTGGGCCAGCAGACGGTCATCAATGGCATCAAGCACTTCCTGAACCAGCCGGGACACCGCGGCGTCGCGGACCTGCGCGACTCGCTCGAGTTCGTCTCGAACAAGGACCTGGGTCCCTACTTCGCGGCCTGGGTCCATGGCAGCGGGGACCCGGACTGGCCCTTCTTCGAGGTCACCCCCCAGGAGGCGAACGGCGAGGTCACCCTCACCGCGAAGCAGCTCTCGTACTCGGGGACCTACTACCCCGTGTCCGTGGACGTCCTGCTGGAGGGCGCCACGCAGAAGCAGAAGGTCACCTTGAACTATGGGCTGGCGCCGACGTCGGACACCGTCACCGTGACGGTGCCCTTCTCCGAGCCGCTCCTCCAGGTGACGGTGGACCCCGAGAACCGGGTGGTCAACCGCAGGTTCTTCGGTCTCACGAATGGACTCGTGGAAGAGCCCAGCCCTCCGCGCTGGCTGTTCTGACCCTTGAGAAGGAGTGAACCCAATGAGTGGACATCCTCCCGTGGATGAAGACCTGAAGAAGCCCTCCAGGGCACGCCTGGTGGGGCCGGGGCTCGCGCTGTTCCTCCTCGCCGGCACGGGCCTCTATGCCCTGGTCACCCGGATGGGCCCCGTGGCTCCGCCGCCTCCCGGCTCCGGGCAGGCGCCGGGCGCCGCGGTGCTGACACCGGGGGCGCGTGGCGCCTCCACCC contains these protein-coding regions:
- a CDS encoding M1 family aminopeptidase, which produces MRSNEGCIGRGSAHGTLGTLLVVMGTVGMGAAGCGPGEPGATEADGLRASAHPFVAAESLSGPTGDFSASITRYEYEFNTQTGAAFSQLYLNVDFPGGNCFLVNAPLGLTNVEWNDLPPLSVETLPGAVRVCGQWGQMAGQVKLEAKFTVPLQTYDFTQVGFSRRQDRGNNTFSYLLNWVGSCDLFGPCDDRTELLTSYVLTVKHAQGEVVVCPGTRTTPNNTTTKCELTGLTKAPTYSSFAVASNRGWSKRTFAEVAGKFKLVFFEITGGRLASSLDATSVTAYMNWIIGQLGPLPYGTDLRVAGGPTDWLGAEHPANLILREDLPDLRRDYANMTMHTLMHEVVHQWAGNRTTLSAPSDFIWKEAIAEYLTYIFELQSRPAGEAEQTRAYWDRLARTAAYYPQPADDPPPVFLSQAADVYGTGPMILFLQLEPLLGQQTVINGIKHFLNQPGHRGVADLRDSLEFVSNKDLGPYFAAWVHGSGDPDWPFFEVTPQEANGEVTLTAKQLSYSGTYYPVSVDVLLEGATQKQKVTLNYGLAPTSDTVTVTVPFSEPLLQVTVDPENRVVNRRFFGLTNGLVEEPSPPRWLF